The following proteins are co-located in the Tripterygium wilfordii isolate XIE 37 chromosome 2, ASM1340144v1, whole genome shotgun sequence genome:
- the LOC120010517 gene encoding uncharacterized protein LOC120010517 codes for MRMDFNPKLGTKIPREATEITFIKKDATGVIFPDNEAIVISLQIEAATKLGKTHTDMIPVPTYLVGLNATPVWPLRRITMPIMVGPRTVEVDFLVIDLPSTYNAIMGRTCLHLMEVVPSSYHQILKFPYGDKVMEIRGDQAASKECFMAKAKQAGRMMMTKEEAPILKEV; via the exons ATGCGGATGGATTTTAATCCCAAGTTGGGAACCAAGATACCAAGGGAAGCAACTGAAATCACTTTCATAAAGAAAGATGCAACAGGAGTGATCTTTCCGGATAATGAAGCTATTGTGATTTCCTTGCAAATTGAAGCAGCGACA AAGTTAGGGAAAACTCATACAGACATGATTCCTGTTCCGACATATCTGGTGGGACTTAATGCAACCCCAGTTTGGCCGCTCAGAAGAATAACAATGCCAATCATGGTAGGTCCAAGAACAGTTGAGGTAGATTTCCTTGTTATAGATCTACCCTCGACGTATAATGCAATCATGGGTAGGACCTGCCTCCACTTAATGGAGGTTGTTCCCTCATCTTATCATCAGATACTCAAATTCCCCTACGGGGATAAGGTGATGGAGATAAGAGGAGATCAGGCTGCCTCAAAAGAGTGTTTTATGGCAAAAGCAAAGCAAGCAGGAAGAATGATGATGACAAAGGAAGAGGCTCCAATCCTAAAGGAAGTTTGA
- the LOC120013259 gene encoding uncharacterized protein LOC120013259, translated as MITARVALRSIGDGFARRYWGPHIAKTLSTSAYSGNGVEDRKSNDSFESANEFEQRIFGGVSGGSSSSDSFFEKLDKLEKARYRYDSKSDGEHSSSLLDGLDDSFDTLSDGMDGKLKKAATYFEFDPEEIEKEDYVYRPDVTFLRGMTYDTKDLDLTKPGIRKQLKKYEFEVTTEEVLRKADFRNVRFLANFITEAGVIIKRSKTRISAKAQRKVAREIKTARAFGLMPFTTMGTKSFIFGKTMENRDEDYEYESYDSPATADLDGNADF; from the exons ATGATAACTGCTCGCGTTGCTTTGAGATCTATTGGTGATGGCTTTGCCCGACGATACTGGGGTCCTCACATTGCGAAAACTCTATCGACCTCTGCATATTCAG GAAATGGAGTCGAGGACAGGAAAAGTAATGACTCATTTGAATCTGCTAATGAGTTTGAACAGCGAATATTTGGAGGTGTCTCTGGGGGCAGTTCAAGTTCTGACTCATTTTTTGAAAAGCTTGATAAACTTGAGAAGGCTCGCTATAGATATGATTCGAAATCTGACGGGGAACATAGTTCCTCATTATTAGATGGTCTAGATGATAGTTTTGATACATTATCAGATGGAATGGATGGTAAATTAAAAAAAGCTGCCacatattttgaatttgatccTGAAGAGATAGAAAAAGAAGATTATGTTTATAGACCAGATGTGACCTTTTTGCGTGGAATGACCTATGACACTAAG GATCTCGATCTGACAAAGCCAGGAATTcgcaaacaattaaaaaaatatgagtTTGAAGTAACAACTGAGGAAGTGTTGAGGAAAGCTGATTTCAGG AATGTAAGATTCCTTGCAAATTTCATTACGGAGGCTGGAGTAATCATCAAGAGGAGCAAG ACTCGTATTAGTGCAAAGGCTCAAAGGAAGGTTGCTAGGGAGATTAAAACAGCACGTGCTTTTGGCCTGATGCCTTTCACAACAATGGGGACAAAGTCTTTTATCTTTGGGAAAACAATGGAGAATCGTGATGAAGATTATGAATATGAGAGTTATGATAGCCCTGCAACTGCCGATTTGGATGGAAATGCTGATTTTTGA